One segment of Onychomys torridus chromosome 3, mOncTor1.1, whole genome shotgun sequence DNA contains the following:
- the LOC118580826 gene encoding olfactory receptor-like protein OLF3 codes for MEQDNQTWVHEFILLGLSRDRGTQVSLFVLFLLMYLVTVLGNFLIILLIRLDSRLHTPMYFFLTNLSLVDVSYATSIVPQLLAHFLATHKAIPFLSCAAQLFFSLGLGGIEFLLLAVMAYDRYVAVCDPLRYSVIMHAGLCMRLVITSWVSGSINSLVHTTITFQLPMCTNKYIDHISCEILAVVRLACVDTSSNEIVIMVSSIVLLMTPFFLVLLSYIQIISTILKIQSTEGRRKAFHTCASHLTVVTLCYGTTIFTYIQPHSNPSVLQEKLISLFYAVLMPMLNPMIYSLRNTEVKGAWQKLLGKFSGFTSKLTS; via the coding sequence ATGGAACAGGACAACCAGACCTGGGTGCATGAATTCATCCTCCTTGGCCTGTCCAGGGACCGGGGCACTCAAGTCTCCCTCTTCGTCCTATTCTTGCTGATGTACCTGGTGACAGTGCTGGGGAACTTTCTCATCATTCTTCTGATCAGACTGGACAGCCGACTCCACACTCCCATGTATTTCTTTCTCACCAACCTGTCACTTGTGGATGTGTCTTATGCCACAAGCATAGTCCCCCAGCTGCTGGCTCATTTTCTTGCCACacacaaagcaattccatttCTGAGCTGTGCAGCCCAGTTATTTTTTTCCCTGGGTTTAGGAGGGATTGAGTTCCTTCTGCTAGCagtgatggcctatgaccgctatgtggcagTGTGTGACCCTTTGAGGTACTCAGTCATCATGCATGCAGGGCTATGTATGAGACTGGTCATCACATCTTGGGTGAGTGGCTCTATCAACTCTCTTGTGCACACCACCATCACCTTTCAGCTGCCCATGTGCACAAATAAGTATATTGATCacatttcctgtgaaattttaGCTGTGGTCAGACTGGCATGTGtagacacttcctccaatgagatTGTGATTATGGTTTCTAGCATTGTCTTGCTTATGACACCTTTCTTCCTGGTTCTCTTGTCCTATATCCAAATCATCTCCACCATTCTAAAAATACAGTCCacggagggaaggaggaaagcctTCCACACCTGTGCCTCCCACCTCACTGTGGTAACACTATGCTATGGTACCACCATTTTCACCTACATCCAGCCCCACTCCAACCCATCTGTCCTTCAGGAGAagttaatttctcttttttatgcTGTACTGATGCCCATGCTGAACCCCATGATTTATAGTCTAAGGAATACGGAGGTAAAGGGGGCTTGGCAGAAACTGTTAGGGAAATTCTCAGGGTTCACATCAAAACTGACAAGTTGA
- the LOC118579992 gene encoding olfactory receptor-like protein OLF3 — MDRDNETWMHEFILLGLSRDRGTQVSLFVLFLLMYLVTVLGNFLIILLIRLDSRLHTPMYFFLTNLSLVDVSYATSIVPQLLVHFLATHKAIPFLSCAAQLFFSLSLGGIEFLLLAVMAYDRYVAVCDPLRYSVIMHAGLCMRLVITSWVSGSINSLVHTTITFQLPMCKNKYIDHIACETLAVVRLACVDTSSNKIAIMVSSIILLMTPFFLVLLSYIQIISTILKIQSTEGRWKAFQTCASHLTMVVLCYGMAIFTYIQPHSSPSVLQEKMMSLFYAILTPMLNPMIYSLRNKEVKGAWQKLLGRFSGVTSKLAI; from the coding sequence ATGGACCGTGACAATGAGACGTGGATGCATGAATTCATCCTCCTTGGCCTGTCCAGAGACCGGGGCACTCAAGTCTCCCTCTTCGTCCTATTCTTGCTGATGTACCTGGTGACAGTGCTGGGGAACTTTCTCATCATTCTTCTGATCAGACTGGACAGCCGACTCCACACTCCCATGTATTTCTTTCTCACCAACCTGTCACTTGTGGATGTGTCTTATGCCACCAGCATAGTCCCCCAGCTGCTGGTTCATTTTCTTGCCACacacaaagcaattccatttCTGAGCTGTGCAGCCCagttatttttttccctaagCTTAGGAGGGATTGAGTTCCTTCTGCTAGCagtgatggcctatgaccgctatgtggcagTGTGTGACCCTTTGAGGTACTCAGTCATCATGCATGCAGGGCTATGTATGAGACTGGTCATCACATCTTGGGTGAGTGGCTCCATCAACTCTCTTGTGCACACCACCATCACCTTTCAGCTGCCCATGTGCAAAAATAAGTATATTGATCACATAGCCTGTGAAACCCTTGCTGTGGTGAGATTGGCTTGTGTGGATACCTCATCCAATAAGATTGCAATCATGGTTTCTAGCATTATCTTGCTTATGACACCTTTCTTCCTGGTTCTCTTGTCCTACATCCAGATCATCTCCACTATCCTAAAAATACAGTCCACAGAAGGAAGGTGGAAAGCCTTTCAGACCTGTGCCTCTCACCTTACTATGGTTGTCCTGTGCTATGGCATGGCTATTTTCACCTACATCCAGCCCCACTCCAGCCCCTCTGTCCTCCAGGAGAAGATGATGTCTCTGTTCTATGCAATTTTGACACCCATGCTGAACCCCATGATTTATAGTCTAAGGAATAAGGAGGTGAAGGGGGCATGGCAGAAACTTTTAGGAAGATTCTCTGGAGTCACATCAAAACTGGCAATTTGA